In Toxoplasma gondii ME49 chromosome VIII, whole genome shotgun sequence, a single genomic region encodes these proteins:
- a CDS encoding crooked neck family 1 protein isoform 2, putative (encoded by transcript TGME49_269200): protein MASNIPAGALRQQGPESAGGNYPLHRSRKMMEVKNKMPAPVQITAEQLLREAVDRQLDDLSQIRPQQRIVDEEELQQYRVRKRKEFEDTLRRQRHHIGTWIKYAEWEAAQKEFRRARSVFERALNVDFQNTTLWLKYIEMESKNKFINSCRNLYDRVCLLLPRQEQFWFKYAHMEELLGNYAGARNVFERWMEWNPSDKGWMLYIHFEERCKELDRARKVFERYLSNRPSQESFLRFCKFEERHRQIPRARAGFEKAIELLPEDMLDEHFFLKFAQFEERQRETERAKVIYQQALEQLPKGESDLLYEKYVTFQKQFGDKEGIEDTVLSKRVFVYEEELHGHPLNYDCWIDYIRLEESRGDIDKIRNVYERALANVPPVLEKRFWKRYVYIWISYALFEELQAKDVERCRQVYVKMLEVIPHKKFSFAKIWSLYASFEVRQRDLDKARLIFGRAIAECGKPKIFVAYAQLELRLGCIDRCRKIYAKFIELHPFNPRAWIAMIDLEVLAEEQARARALCELAIGMEEMDTPELLWKAYIDMEVGWGAVDRARSLYERLLEKTQHVKVFKSFADFEWRIVESLPNARKVIERGIEVCKENSWDEERASLLEHWLSMERESGDAQSIGRVFNMLPKKVKKIRVERDKESGAESTVETTAYVFPDDPGSAANLKILQAAKLWKRKQAAAG from the exons ATGGCCAGCAACATCCCGGCGGGCGCGCTCCGCCAGCAGGGACCGGAGTCGGCGGGGGGGAACTATCCTCTGCACCGCAGTCGCAAAATGATGGAAGTAAAAAATAAAATGCCGGCGCCTGTGCAAATCACTGCCGAGCAGCTGCTCCGCGAGGCGGTGGACAGACAGCTGGACGACTTGAGTCAAATTCGGCCTCAGCAAAGAAtcgtcgacgaagaggagctTCAGCAGTACCGCGTCCGGAAGCGCAAAGAGTTCGAAGACACGCTGCGTCGACAGAGACATCACATCGGAACGTGGATCAAATACGCCGAGTGGGAAGCTGCTCAGAAAGAATTCAGGAG agcgcgCAGCGTATTCGAACGCGCCCTGAACGTGGACTTCCAGAACACTACGCTCTGGCTGAAGTACATCGAGATGGAATCGAAAAACAAGTTCATCAACAGCTGCCGAAACCTGTACGACCGCGTatgtctcctcctccctcgaCAGGAGCAGTTTTGGTTCAAATACGCACACATGGAGGAGCTCCTCGGCAACTACGCAG GTGCACGGAATGTATTTGAGCGGTGGATGGAGTGGAATCCGAGCGACAAAGGCTGGATGCTGTACATCCACTTCGAGGAGCGTTGCAAGGAATTAGACCGCGCGCGGAAAGTTTTCGAAAG GTATTTGAGCAACCGTCCGTCGCAAGAGTCTTTCCTGAGGTTCTGCAAATTCGAGGAAAGGCACAGACAGATCCCCCGAGCTCGCGCTGGCTTTGAAAAGGCG ATCGAGCTTTTGCCGGAGGACATGTTAGACGAGCATTTCTTTCTCAAATTTGCTCAGTTCGAGGAGCGGCAACGCGAGACCGAGAG AGCAAAAGTCATTTACCAGCAGGCCCTCGAGCAGCTGCCCAAGGGCGAGTCCGATCTCCTCTACGAAAAATACGTCACTTTTCAGAAACAGTTCGGTGACAA AGAGGGGATAGAAGACACAGTTTTATCGAAGCGGGTGTTTGTGtacgaagaagaactgcaTGGACATCCGTTGAACTACGACTGCTGGATCGACTACATCCGCCTGGAGGAGAGCCGCGGCGACATCGACAAGATCCGAAATGTCTACGAACGCGCGCTCGCGAACGTCCCCCCTGTGCTGGAGAAGAGGTTTTGGAAGCG GTACGTCTACATCTGGATTTCCTACGCGCTCTTCGAAGAGTTGCAAGCGAAAGACGTGGAGAGGTGCCGGCAGGTCTACGTGAAGATGCTGGAAGTGATTCCCCACAAGAAGTTTTCGTTTGCGAAGATCTGGTCGCTCTACGCGAGTTTCGAG GTTCGGCAGCGGGACCTCGACAAGGCTCGTCTTATATTCGGGCGCGCGATCGCGGAGTGCGGCAAGCCGAAGATCTTCGTGGCGTACGCGCAGTTGGAGCTTCGCCTTGGATGCATCGATCGGTGTCGGAAGATCTACGCGAAGTTCATTGAGTTGCATCCCTTCAACCCGCGA gCGTGGATCGCCATGATCGACTTGGAAGTTCTGGCGGAGGAGCAGGCGCGCGCCCGAGCGCTCTGTGAACTCGCGATTGGCATGGAGGAAATGGATACACCCGAATTG CTCTGGAAAGCGTACATCGACATGGAGGTCGGCTGGGGCGCCGTGGACCGAGCACGGAGTCTCTACGAAAGACTTCTGGAGAAAACTCAACATGTCAAGGTGTTTAAGAGCTTTGCAGATTTTGAGTGGCGAATCGTCGAAAGTCTCCCCAATGCCCGGAAG GTCATCGAGCGAGGCATCGAGGTGTGCAAGGAGAACAGCTGGGATGAGGAacgcgcgtctctgctcgaG cACTGGCTGTCCATGGAGCGCGAGAGTGGAGATGCACAATCCATCGGGCGCGTTTTCAACATGCTCCCCAAGAAAGTCAAGAAAATTCGCGTCGAACGAGACAAAGAATCCGGCGCAGAATCCACTGTCGAAACGACTGCCTACGTCTTCCCTGATGACCCTGGAAGTGCAGCT aacCTGAAGATTCTTCAGGCTGCCAAGCTCTGGAAGCGAAAACAGGCAGCGGCAGGCTAG
- a CDS encoding hypothetical protein (encoded by transcript TGME49_269210), with amino-acid sequence MLSCPPESFLPSRPGCMRFLGGAASLGREPSQAAPMDPRLWQVEAGSGRLSRASVQASSALFPRRGTSLFSTPAGSDRRLSGTTNESSLPLSRVSPEAQRCHHRKSSLLSTAAVGTTPAEASVHHLRGSSQAPNLWGRRHTPLAHGSAAETCRTPLHLSPFDFVENPSERRTGGEMRAGFAALPQVTHSIGAPTGRLSAETVSPSASPFEVPSPLPAPQRASACRSCSAPFRRPSAEPPWTPAGVAGASGWLSARSSTHAREDLERNKTLCVHAVASPRLTPPGPAPKTPSSGVRASRLRLLAKGAPLGGLPSAASGSPRHVAPFSLYAAAARAPQDLSEATTQVQRSQPRGPTALTPPPATAAYPAPPETFTSSASSFSASSASAFSASASSGSSSLHFSPALGVQPVAARRRQSVERRSSNVFSTSLSPEGSPPGGVSVRCSGEENEGGNTMHGAEPAENLPANLARLLGGAGQRPAHVEATAAHAGREKRESAPRHLDEARERRVLPCGGANEGKDPREKEAGRCWPDVSAPSAAPSLLLGAAREKESPAEKKSTVGALAAVPAEPLSPHSPGRRPSVQESHKSSFASSVWASSASSALSQANRTLGVCPSVQDLLAGPAQLSAHARGVAESSDRESGTRVADGSSSILEHADVSQAKRPYAPSEPSQATVDAKPRQRERKLSACEPASFGSAGASTPSDVWVREDMTVTEKTTREESEERSLSNEAREKDEGCEHCAVLLETLAHTADRMQRQMEDVESKVQHLQEVAEGSKRARPFSFASSGRQCMPDEGAEAGKVTGDAPATQEAFRASPEDQSGQRGGEKLRVWGARDDQVRASRREKTGAEPRGDNGDTWGQARLEAGPGGGDERAVASGTPALQDEESIIARLTREKEEATAERDFLLEECKTLRYSVDVLSQIRLLLEDRVARLERTLLGAPKRKTKGEPARRKGDRCLLQEAKMEVIRPSQPAWTQRMGGTGMVETGERESEQGDSRADNKESEWNALSHPWHVDALRKASEGKCAETRQGPAGESERADDDRRNARERLACLEALTRERGGWRDESSGSACVRPQESFEASRCRRVSDGGENSRSAAETAAAAQPFVCVSKEATKSSSAREDKKRGDQASCLEENEGEREETICAKSSFHRLSAGAETVITRRRTQGDFLNGRASQEAGVNQAASGEVTEKGEREMTGVGVLEAQDPNQGLFFVKAPGWSRSEERNNLSFSGQENTDNSRTSQPRSPVYLSTLRSYSSSSSSSSSSSSSSSSSSSSSSSSSSSSSSSSSSSSSSSSSSSSSSSFSSSSSSSCSSSAAACTFSPAVEKSTAAPLLPSVGPMDDASQLESLFTPPVPLGASLGDSPRRWGIPRSLGETRRSEALPGDRMQASVASAAFSLWSGRRETARGTESARGRTVPHHRETPEAGASGSIAASCPSSSLQLLATIDRDSAEIAVPLGPIEGRTRRMQRASGDGPALGMPREESGKRESRARRSSSLSSSEFRQQMLGLGPPFQLLSVHASRVRPGMQQLHADGDRTQREAETEERGGAVETKGKSQRGRGERRESLSSEEGVALHIGGPHIHHDEAGWGDDREAGQAARVEHERGDENKATFLERDARIFQSKAQSGGRRQRRETSLMESEESSEREKVSRQARTGNGLRQGSTDLPTFSTRLRPEIGGLGSPRRSVGSSIRSRSVHISPSLSPSSLSSSLSSLSSSLSSLSSSLSVPLVSPFLEPAAEIRT; translated from the coding sequence ATGCTGTCTTGTCCCCCGgagtcttttctcccttccagaccgggctgcatgcgtttccttgGCGGCGCCGCCTCCCTGGGCAGGGAACCGTCACAGGCAGCGCCAATGGATCCGCGCCTGTGGCAAGTGGAGGCAGGCTCTGGGAGGTTGTCGAGGGCCAGCGTTcaggcttcttctgctctttttcCTAGACGAGGAACAAGCCTGTTTTCGACCCCCGCAGGCAGCGACAGGCGGCTCTCAGGGACGACGAACGAgtcgtctctcccgctttcGCGAGTGTCTCCGGAGGCGCAGCGATGCCATCACCGCAAgtcttcgctcctctccACAGCAGCTGTTGGCACCACCCCCGCGGAGGCTTCCGTCCATCATCTGCGCGGGTCTTCTCAGGCGCCAAACCTGTGGGGGCGCCGGCACACTCCACTCGCCCATGGTTCTGCGGCAGAGACATGCCGAAcgcctctgcatctctcccCCTTCGACTTCGTCGAGAATCCCTCGGAACGGCGAACTGGCGGAGAAATGCGCGCGGGGTTTGCGGCCCTCCCCCAGGTGACGCACAGCATCGGCGCCCCGACGGGGAGACTGTCTGCAGAAACGGTGTCTCCGAGCGCATCGCCTTTCGAAGTTCCCTCGCCGCTCCCGGCCCCACAACGCGCCTCTGCCTGCCGTTCGTGCTCCGCGCCGTTTCGGCGGCCTTCTGCGGAACCCCCGTGGACTCCTGCCGGCGTAGCTGGAGCCTCGGGATGGCTCTCTGCGCGTTCGTCCACGCATGCAAGGGAAGACCTTGAAAGAAACAAAACTCTCTGCGTGCACGCAGTCGCCTCGCCTCGCCTCACACCTCCGGGGCCGGCACCCAAGACGCCATCAAGTGGAGTCCGCGCTTCGCGGCTACGTCTTCTCGCGAAGGGGGCACCCCTCGGAGGCCTTCCCTCGGCCGCGTCGGGATCTCCCCGTCACGtcgctcctttctctctgtacgCCGCAGCTGCGCGGGCGCCGCAGGACCTTTCTGAGGCAACAACGCAGGTTCAAAGGTCCCAGCCTCGCGGTCCGACGGCCCTCACTCCACCGCCTGCAACTGCGGCGTACCCTGCCCCGCCAGAAACGTTCacctcttccgcgtcttcgttctctgcctcctccgcttctgctttctctgcctctgcttcctctggttcgtcttcgctgcatTTTTCGCCGGCCTTGGGGGTGCAGCCTGTCGCGGCGCGAAGGCGGCAGAGCGTCGAGCGGCGGTCGAGCAAcgtcttctcgacttccctGTCTCCAGAGGGATCGCCTCCAGGTGGAGTATCTGTGCGCTGCAGCGGAGAGGAAAATGAAGGCGGAAATACGATGCACGGAGCAGAACCTGCCGAGAATCTCCCAGCGAATTTGGCGAGACTTCTCGGAGGTGCCGGCCAACGCCCGGCGCATGTGGAGGCGAcggcagcgcatgcaggtcgcgaaaaaagggagagcgCTCCGCGGCATCTTGACGAGGCGCGCGAACGTCGCGTGTTGCCTTGCGGAGGCGCGAACGAAGGCAAGGACccccgagagaaggaagctggACGCTGCTGGCCCGACGTTTCTGCTCCTTCCGCGGCACCTTCGCTGCTCCTCGGTGCggccagagagaaggagtcgccagcagaaaaaaagagcacTGTGGGGGCTCTGGCTGCAGTCCCCGCAGAGCCGCTTTCTCCGCATTCTCCAGGACGTCGTCCGAGCGTCCAGGAGTCACACAAGAGTTCTTTTGCGTCCTCGGTTTGggcttcgtctgcgtcttctgcacTTTCTCAGGCAAATAGAACTCTTGGGGTCTGTCCGAGCGTTCAAGACTTACTCGCGGGTCCTGCGCAGCTGTCAGCGCATGCGCGCGGTGTTGCAGAATCGAGTGACAGGGAATCTGGGACTCGCGTCGCGGACGGGAGCTCTTCGATTCTGGAGCATGCTGATGTCTCGCAGGCAAAGCGACCCTACGCGCCTTCGGAGCCGTCACAGGCGACGGTCGACGCGAAACCAAGGCAGAGGGAACGAAAATTGTCTGCATGTGAACCTGCGTCGTTTGGAAGTGCAGGCGCATCAACTCCCTCAGACGTCTGGGTCCGCGAGGACATGACAGTCaccgagaagacgacgagagaggagagcgaagagcgaagtCTGAGCAACGAggccagagagaaggacgaaggtTGCGAGCACTGCGCAGTCCTCCTCGAAACGCTCGCGCACACGGCcgaccgcatgcagcggcaaATGGAAGACGTGGAAAGCAAGGTGCAGCATCTCCAGGAAGTCGCTGAGGGATCGAAGCGCGCAAGGCCTTTCTCGTTTGCGTCCTCGGGCAGACAGTGCATGCCGGACGAGGGCGCCGAAGCCGGCAAGGTGACCGGAGACGCGCCGGCGACTCAGGAGGCGTTCCGCGCTTCGCCAGAGGATCAGAGCGGccagcgaggaggagagaagctgcgTGTCTGGGGGGCGAGAGACGACCAGGTGCGAGCTTCCAGGCGGGAGAAGACTGGGGCAGAACCCCGgggagacaacggagacacttGGGGACAGGCGAGACTCGAGGCAGGACCaggtggaggagacgaacgcgCGGTTGCCTCGGGGACTCCGGCGCTCCAGGACGAGGAAAGCATCATTGCGAGActcacgagagaaaaggaagaggcaaCTGCGGAACGGGACTTCTTGCTTGAAGAGTGCAAAACTTTGAGGTACTCCGTCGATGTCCTCTCGCAAATTCGCCTTTTACTCGAAGACCGCGTCGCGCGTCTCGAGCGGACGCTTCTCGGGGCGCCcaaaaggaagacgaagggagaaccggcgaggagaaaaggagacaggtgcTTGCTTCAGGAAGCGAAGATGGAAGTAATAAGGCCAAGCCAGCCTGCGTGGACACAGCGTATGGGAGGAACCGGGATGGTGGAAACAGGCGAGAGGGAAAGCGAACAAGGTGACTCAAGAGCAGACAACAAGGAGAGTGAGTGGAATGCACTGTCGCATCCTTGGCATGTCGACGCACTCAGGAAGGCCTCCGAAGGAAAATGCGCGGAGACCAGGCAGGGTCCTGCTGGCGAGTCCGAACGCGCCGACGACGAccggagaaacgcgcgagagagacttgCCTGTTTAGAGGCTTTGACGCGCGAACGTGgaggctggagagacgaaagctCGGGCAGTGCATGTGTGCGGCCTCAGGAGAGCTTTGAAGCCTCTAGATGCAGGCGAGTATccgacggaggagagaactcGCGCAGtgccgcggagacagctgcggcggcgcagccgtttgtctgtgtctccaaGGAGGCCACAAAATCTTCtagcgcgagagaggacaagaagCGAGGTGATCAAGCCTCCTGTCtagaggagaacgagggggagagagaggagaccaTCTGCGCAAAATCGAGCTTCCACAGACTCTCCGCAGGTGCAGAAACTGTCATCACGAGACGCCGCACTCAGGGAGATTTCCTGAACGGGAGGGCATCTCAGGAAGCGGGTGTAAACCAGGCTGCATCAGGCGAAGTtacagagaaaggcgagagggagatGACAGGCGTCGGAGTCCTCGAAGCGCAAGACCCCAATCAaggccttttcttcgtcaaAGCTCCGGGCTGGTCTCGATCGGAAGAACGAAACAATTTATCCTTCTCTGGccaagaaaacacagacaacAGCCGAACTTCGCAGCCACGCAGTCCTGTCTACCTAAGCACACTTCGCTCTtattcctcctcttcttcgtcttcttcctcgtcttcttcttcatcttcttcctcctcttcttcttcatcttcttcctcctcttcttcttcatcttcctcctcttcttcttcatcttcctcctcttcttcttcgtcttcttcctccttttcttcttcgtcttcttcgtcttgctcttcttccgcggctGCGTGTACCTTCTCACCTGCTGTGGAGAAGTCGACTGCGGCGCCTTTGCTACCGAGTGTGGGTCCGATGGACGACGCGAGTCAGTTGGAGTCTCTTTTCACCCCTCCAGTGCCCCTGGGGGCTTCCCTGGGTGACTCTCCGCGTCGCTGGGGCATTCCGCGCTCCCTTGGAGAAACGCGGCGCTCTGAGGCGCTGCCTGGGGACCGCATGCAAGCGTCCGTTGCATCTGcggccttctcgctctggtCAGGAAGGCGCGAGACAGCTCGCGGAACtgagagcgcgagaggacGAACAGTCCCCCACCACCGAGAGACTCCAGAGGCGGGCGCGTCCGGGTCTATCGCGGCGTCCTGCCCTTCGTCGAGTCTGCAGCTCCTCGCCACaatcgacagagacagcgcagaGATTGCGGTACCTCTGGGTCCTATCGAGGGCAGGacgaggcgcatgcagagggctTCAGGCGACGGGCCGGCTCTGGGGAtgccgagagaagaatctgggaagcgagagagtcgCGCGAGACGCTCCTCGTCCCTGTCCTCTTCAGAGTTTCGCCAACAGATGCTGGGACTCGGTCCGCCGTTCCAGCTgctctctgtgcatgcgtcgcgcGTGCGACCGGGCATGCAACAACTGCATgcggacggagacagaacgcagagagaagcagagaccgaagagagaggcggtgCGGTTgagacgaaggggaagagtcagagaggccgaggcgagaggcgagaaagccTGAGTTCTGAAGAGGGCGTTGCTTTGCACATCGGGGGTCCTCACATCCACCATGACGAGGCCGGGTGGGGAGACGACCGAGAGGCAGGACAAGCCGCGAGGGTGGAAcatgagagaggagacgaaaacaaAGCGACCTTTCTGGAACGTGACGCGCGGATATTCCAGTCGAAGGCGCAGAGTGGCGGACgtcggcagagaagagaaacgtctctgatggagagcgaagaaagctcggaaagagaaaaagtaTCCAGGCAAGCGCGTACCGGAAACGGTCTACGCCAAGGGTCCACAGATCTCCCCACTTTCTCAACTCGCCTGCGGCCTGAGATCGGCGGCCTCGGTTCTCCCCGACGCAGTGTGGGCTCCTCGATCCGTTCTCGCAGTGTCCACATCTCCCCGagcctctctccgtcttctctctcttcttctctttcctcgctttcttcttctctctcgtctctgtcttcgtctctctccgttcctcttgTGTCCCCGTTTCTGGAGCCAGCCGCGGAGATACGGACCTGA
- the GAPDH2 gene encoding glyceraldehyde-3-phosphate dehydrogenase GAPDH2 (encoded by transcript TGME49_269190~Product name based on PMID:17784785 .~Predicted trans-membrane domain (TMHMM2.0):15-38) produces MSLYPRSSVRLRTRGLFFSSSLPLSHCLFLALFLFLSFDNFLPTSRSLNSFSVPAAALRLDGRDGPRPQTPETFSSSAFAEPSPESTPGACPLSSNDGELSLQQAEALLREEQTLATEYAQRAAGDVQQFTAAAQEAAARGDMSAAKELAAAAAASAAEAEDLAAYAQAVGETDPAVLRERAKEEAERFEQEERRQRGGDAASSGTCSESSDAAFAPEFSDLRDLFFGACDATVSPDDLPSVPEALEKLAGLESDVQARGDQLDEKEKVVAEYLVAAQEAAVRHEEASRAFEDAKRNKKENLAAAAEKAALEAAAEYADLTTAAQLVTEEAEQESAKALADAVAAGDLRFAINQKIVNEAGPEARGKVPRALLAPKHVRISDPAAGRVLKIFFHNNFAPFEDLPCAALHADAHLCRQHPRCVVQVEQSGDEVLQRCLLDEAYLALLTKTPDFCAAAPAEAETGLGNSAAQATGTPVSPFAGAAPLEPMAAVTEGEIEAVALDLLQESGVDGPAVLEHMARDGRGSASDLCSLVQTLATELLQTERDPRCAAAPTSEDRENIALTTEALLTSAFGFLGPASPSATAATAATVASGTPQNARSASIRSHRRNSFAPTGKRAVAPVPRVSPTGLFGLLGSSSEKASAPIRLGINGMGRIGRLVFRIAMSRPDVAVTHINCSMDPAYIAYMLKYDSVHGKFDGEIVPTETSLIVNGQEVTVSNTRDPEEIPWADKGADYVCESTGVFCTTEAAAKHVNRPGGAKHAIISAPAKDETTPTLVVGVNAEQDYESSMKVVSCASCTTNGLAPLVKVIDENFGLVEGLMTTVHAATGTQKVVDGTSKKDWRGGRAAAGNIIPSATGAAKAVARCLPHMKGKLTGMAFRVPTLDVSVVDLTCRLNKSTTYEEIKKAVREASETYMRGIIGYTEEPIVSQDIVGSQCSTVFDANAGIMLNPNFVKLVSWYDNEYAYSARLVDLIAVMAAKDGVVSPGTGLDRRPF; encoded by the exons ATGTCTCTGTATCCGAGATCCTCTGTCCGTCTGCGGACGCGTGGCTTGTTTTtcagctcctctctccctctgtctcactgtctcttcctggctctgtttctgtttctgtctttcgaCAACTTCCTGCCCACCTCGCGCTCTCTCAACTCCTTCTCCGTCCCGGCCGCCGCGCTCCGCCTCGACGGTCGCGACGGCCCCCGCCCGCAAACCCCCGaaaccttttcttcttccgcgttcgCGGAGCCTTCTCCAGAGTCCACTCCAGGCGCCTGTCCACTTTCCAGCAACGATGGCGAACTGTCTCTCCAGCAGGCAGAGGCCCTCCTGCGCGAGGAGCAAACGCTAGCGACGGAGTACGCACAGAGGGCGGCCGGGGACGTTCAACAGTTCACAGCAGCTGCACAAGAAGcggcagcgagaggcgacaTGTCTGCCGCGAAGGAACtcgcggctgctgcggctGCTTCGGCAGCAGAGGCTGAAGACCTGGCCGCGTACGCGCAAGCCGTGGGAGAAACAGACCCCGCGGTTCTGCGAGAGCgagcaaaggaagaagccgagagatTCGAGCAGGAAGAGCGACGCCAGAGGGGGGGCGACGCCGCATCTTCTGGAACCTGCTCTGAATCGTCGGATGCGGCTTTCGCGCCTGAGTTCTCGGACCTGAGGGACCTGTTTTTTGGAGCCTGCGATGCGACGGTCTCGCCCGACGACCTCCCGTCCGTTCCGGAGGCACTGGAGAAGCTCGCAGGTCTCGAGTCAGACGTCCAGGCAAGGGGCGACCAGttggacgagaaagagaaagtcgTCGCGGAGTACCTGGTCGCCGCTCAGGAAGCGGCGGTGCGCCACGAGGAAGCGAGCCGCGCATTcgaggacgcgaagagaaacaagaaggaaaacctCGCAGCTGCGGCCGAGAAGGCTGCCCTCGAAGCCGCTGCAGAGTATGCAGATCTGACGACGGCTGCGCAGCTGGTGacggaggaagcagagcaaGAGAGTGCCAAGGCGCTCGCGGACGCCGTGGCTGCCGGCGACCTCCGGTTCGCGATCAACCAAAAGATCGTCAACGAAGCGGGTCCTGAGGCCAGAGGCAAAGTCCCGCGGGCGCTGCTCGCGCCCAAGCACGTCCGCATCAGCGACCCGGCCGCTGGACGCGTACTGAAGATTTTCTTCCACAACAACTTTGCACCCTTCGAGGACCTGCCCTGTgctgctctgcatgcagacgcgcatTTGTGTCGTCAGCACCCGCGGTGCGTCGTCCAGGTCGAACAGAGTGGGGACGAAGTTCTCcagcgctgtctcctcgacgaGGCGTACCTCGCGCTGCTGACCAAGACCCCGGATTTTTGTGCGGCGGCGCCTGCGGAGGCCGAGACAGGTCTCGGGAACTCAGCAGCGCAGGCGACAGGCACACCCGTCTCGCCGTTCGCCGGCGCAGCTCCTCTGGAACCGATGGCCGCAGTGACGGAGGGAGAAATCGAAGCGGTGGCTCTCGACTTGCTTCAAGAGTCCGGGGTGGACGGCCCCGCAGTTCTGGAGCACATGGCTCGAGACGGCAGGGGCTCGGCCTCGGACTTGTGCAGCCTCGTTCAAACGCTTGCCACTGAGCTCCTACAGACGGAACGCGACCCGCGCTGCGCCGCTGCGCCGACGTCCGAGGACCGCGAAAACATCGCCCTGACAACGGAGGCGCTCTTGACTTCGGCGTTCGGATTCCTGGGTCCGGCGTCGCCCTCTGCGACCGCCGCGACTGCTGCGACTGTGGCTTCTGGAACGCCTCAAAATGCGCGCAGCGCGAGCATCCGAAGCCACCGGAGAAACAGTTTCGCTCCGACTGGGAAGAGGGCCGTGGCGCCTGTGCCGCGCGTCTCGCCTACGGGGCTCTTCGGCTTGCTCGGATCTTCCAGCGAAAAGGCCAGTGCGCCGATTCGCTTGGGAATCAACGGGATGGGTCGAATTGGCCGACTCGTCTTTCGAATCGCCATGAGCAGACCGGATGTCGCGGTCACCCACATCAACTGCAGCATGGACCCAGCGTACATCGCGTACATGCTCAAGTACGACTCTGTGCATGGAAAGTTCGACGGCGAAATCGTCCCAACCGAGACGAGTCTGATTGTGAACGGACAGGAAGTGACCGTCTCCAACACACGCGACCCCGAGGAAATCCCCTGGGCGGACAAAGGCGCCGACTACGTCTGCGAATCCACTGGCGTCTTCTGCACCACGGAAGCCGCGGCCAAGCACGTCAACAG acCTGGCGGCGCCAAGCACGCCATTATTTCTGCCCCCGCGAAAGACGAGACCACCCCAACGCTGGTGGTGGGTGTGAACGCAGAGCAGGACTACGAGTCGAGCATGAAGGTTGTGTCGTGTGCGTCGTGCACAACGAACGGCTTGGCGCCTCTGGTGAAAGTGATTGACGAGAACTTTGGTCTCGTCGAGGGGTTGATGACTACCGTACATGCAGCGACGGGGACGCAGAAGGTGGTGGACGGAACCTCGAAGAAAGACTGGCGAGGCGGACGCGCTGCGGCGGGGAACATTATCCCGTCGGCGACCGGCGCGGCGAAGGCCGTCGCTCGGTGTCTGCCGCACATGAAAGGAAAGCTCACCGGCATGGCATTTCGAGTTCCCACTCTCGACGTGTCTGTCGTGGACTTGACTTGCCGGCTGAACAAGAGCACGACGTACGAGGAGATCAAGAAAGCCGTGCGCGAAGCGAGTGAAACGTACATGCGCGGCATCATCGGGTACACTGAGGAGCCGATTGTCTCCCAGGATATTGTTGGGTCGCAGTGCTCCACTGTGTTTGACGCGAACGCAGGAATCATGCTCAATCCGAATTTCGTGAAACTCGTCTCGTGGTATGACAACGAGTACGCCTACTCTGCCCGCCTCGTCGACCTCATCGCCGTCATGGCTGCCAAAGACGGAGTTGTCAGCCCCGGCACCGGCCTCGACCGGAGACCCTTTTAA